A region from the Pelobates fuscus isolate aPelFus1 chromosome 3, aPelFus1.pri, whole genome shotgun sequence genome encodes:
- the LOC134602708 gene encoding platelet-derived growth factor receptor-like protein — protein MDYKLLLILLPNLLLLAECDDNQLSKKAKDKKVTNMVTARTANKPATKKPKPDMVKQKAKSANSPVQRNSAGSILSQVVQRGKFQQLGDTVTVKAGQTLDLRCKGMSVRWNYPHYLQEDDEGRLRIKHFSRYSQLLVANTTGADTGEYSCGGYQCAGNNCQDGVEKTGKTFVFVTDPQELFVPTEDYYVVVQMRTRQPTLLPCQVTNPLAKVTLHREFPPEQIRVDGVKIAFDLQKGFVIYQPQLSLAGSLYCIAELGNLRQMSTKYMLIYVHYPSAPPNPSIEASVNSIKAGENFVVTCTVLGDVEVGVEFTWEYPGQQIGRPPYVREYTEQIRRGGQLMQESKSILSVDGARAVDDGTYTCTAQNLQGTTSVTTRVTVFAPATTTRG, from the exons CTGAATGCGATGACAATCAATTGTCAAAGAAGGCAAAAGACAAGAAAGTGACAAACATGGTGACAGCAAGGACTGCCAACAAACCAGCAACAAAGAAACCCAAACCAGATATGGTGAAACAAAAGGCTAAATCTGCCAATTCTCCTGTTCAAAGAAACAGTGCTGGATCCATTCTTTCTCAAGTTGTTCAAAGAGGGAAGTTTCAACAGTTAGGTGATACAGTAACAGTGAAGGCTGGTCAGACGTTGGACCTGCGCTGTAAAGGAATGTCAGTGCGCTGGAATTACCCACATTACTTGCAAGAGGATGATGAAGGAAGACTAAG GATTAAACATTTCAGCCGATATAGCCAGCTCCTGGTAGCAAATACAACAGGTGCAGACACTGGTGAATACAGTTGCGGGGGTTACCAGTGTGCAGGTAATAATTGCCAAGATGGAGTTGAGAAAACAGGCAAGACATTTGTATTTGTTACAG ACCCCCAGGAACTCTTTGTCCCTACAGAAGACTATTATGTGGTTGTTCAGATGCGGACACGACAGCCAACTCTTCTTCCATGCCAGGTGACAAACCCACTCGCCAAAGTAACCCTGCATCGAGAGTTTCCTCCTGAGCAGATTCGTGTTGATGGGGTAAAGATTGCCTTTGACCTCCAAAAGGGATTTGTCATTTACCAGCCACAACTGTCTCTCGCAGGGTCCCTGTACTGCATTGCAGAGCTGGGGAACCTTCGCCAAATGTCCACAAAGTATATGTTGATCTACGTTCATT ATCCGTCTGCCCCACCTAATCCTTCCATAGAAGCGTCAGTGAACTCAATAAAAGCAGGAGAAAATTTTGTTGTCACCTGCACAGTTTTGGGAGATGTAGAGGTCGGTGTGGAATTTACATGGGAGTATCCTGGGCAGCAG ATCGGAAGGCCTCCTTATGTAAGAGAGTATACAGAACAAATTCGCCGAGGTGGCCAACTGATGCAGGAATCAAAGAGTATTTTGTCTGTAGATGGGGCTAGGGCGGTGGATGATGGAACGTACACTTGCACTGCTCAAAATTTGCAGGGGACAACATCTGTAACCACCAGAGTCACTGTATTCGCACCTGCTACAACCACCAGAGGATGA